From Brassica oleracea var. oleracea cultivar TO1000 chromosome C3, BOL, whole genome shotgun sequence, a single genomic window includes:
- the LOC106331536 gene encoding protein ABCI12, chloroplastic, translating to MSRACLVQSDIEPLMNLSNLPTPHPSLPVNLIPKLPIRHLTAPIIGRSFAIPKLLLHGTPAAKRVRATVDGDGGKTGNWVNRLPIPGLGAENVFRLISSATGSPIGQFISSPVTFLHSVDPRIKLVWLLTLVVLPARANIVVRLGLVVCTALLSISVLPRQVWMDQLARVSLLSGILFITLGLGSDGAPPMLQSRTPPSSLTGLPDLPMSLTGYSYMLLKLGPLQFTRKGLSVGSTAACLTFIIFQSASICLATTTPEQLALAMRWFLFPLTYIGVPVGEIILTLLLSLRFINLVFDEVRSVALGIVSRRVDWKQLTVLETLDIFASFIRRIFKNIFRHAEQISQAMIVRGFRGESSSHKIYFFSGSSNKFADFASVLGLIGVISTALLSEYFFV from the exons ATGTCCAGGGCATGTCTGGTTCAATCCGACATCGAACCACTCATGAATCTCTCCAATCTTCCAACTCCACACCCCTCGCTCCCCGTAAACCTAATCCCCAAACTTCCAATTCGTCATCTAACAGCTCCAATCATCGGCCGAAGCTTCGCAATCCCTAAGCTTCTGCTTCATGGGACTCCGGCCGCGAAAAGGGTTAGAGCCACAGTCGACGGAGACGGAGGAAAAACCGGAAATTGGGTGAACCGGTTACCGATTCCGGGACTCGGAGCCGAGAATGTGTTCAGATTGATTTCGAGCGCGACGGGAAGTCCAATCGGTCAGTTCATATCGTCCCCTGTGACGTTCTTGCACTCGGTGGATCCTAGAATCAAACTG GTATGGCTATTAACTCTAGTAGTTCTTCCAGCAAGAGCAAATATCGTTGTGCGTTTGGGACTTGTTGTATGTACAGCTCTTTTGTCAATCTCTGTTCTCCCAAGACAAGTTTGGATG GATCAATTGGCGAGAGTTTCACTCCTTTCGGGCATCCTCTTCATAACCTTGGGTCTAGGCTCAGATGGTGCACCCCCAATGCTCCAATCAAGAACCCCACCATCTTCACTCACAGGCTTGCCTGATCTTCCCATGTCTTTGACCGGTTATTCATACATGTTGCTCAAGCTCGGACCTTTACAGTTCACTAGGAAAGGCTTATCTGTTGGAAGCACAGCTGCATGCTTAACCTTCATC ATCTTCCAAAGTGCTAGCATCTGCCTTGCAACCACAACACCGGAGCAACTTGCGCTAGCTATGCGTTGGTTCTTGTTCCCGTTGACATATATAGGTGTCCCTGTTGGTGAAATCATCCTCACGCTTCTGCTTTCACTTAGATTCATTAATTTGGTTTTTGATGAG GTCCGAAGTGTTGCGCTTGGAATTGTATCTCGAAGAGTAGACTGGAAGCAGCTTACTGTTCTTGAGACACTTGATA TTTTTGCTTCTTTCATACGCCGGATCTTCAAGAATATATTCCGCCATGCCGAGCAAATATCTCAG GCTATGATTGTTAGAGGCTTTAGAGGAGAGAGCAGTAGCCACAAGATCTACTTCTTCTCAGGCTCATCAAATAAGTTTGCAGATTTTGCGTCAGTTTTGGGTTTAATAGGTGTAATCTCAACCGCACTCTTGTCCGAATACTTCTTTGTATAA
- the LOC106332500 gene encoding uncharacterized membrane protein YuiD has translation MDEVMTVADAGGGNRALYGSSHPSQNLLPHNLPIFSAFLALALAQFLKVFTNWYKEKRWDSKRMLSSGGMPSSHSATVTALALSVGLEEGAGAPAFAIALVLAFVVMFDASGVRLHAGRQAELLNQIVCEFPPEHPLSTVKPLRELLGHTPIQVVAGAILGCVVAYLMRSTS, from the exons ATGGACGAGGTGATGACAGTGGCGGACGCCGGCGGCGGTAATAGGGCGTTGTACGGATCCTCTCACCCGTCGCAGAATCTGCTCCCTCACAACCTTCCAATCTTCTCGGCGTTTCTCGCATTGGCTCTTGCTCAGTTCCTCAAAGTTTTCACTAATT GGTACAAAGAAAAGAGATGGGACTCTAAACGTATGCTCAGTTCTGGTGGTATGCCTTCCTCTCACTCCGCTACTGTCACTGCCTTGGCTCTTTCCGTTGGCCTTGAAGAAGGTGCTGGAGCACCCGCTTTTGCCATCGCTCTTGTCTTGGCTTTCGTT GTAATGTTTGATGCCTCTGGGGTCAGGCTTCATGCTGGTCGTCAAGCTGAG CTGCTTAATCAAATTGTTTGTGAATTCCCTCCGGAGCATCCATTATCTACAGTTAAACCCTTACGTGAACTGCTCGGCCACACTCCTATCCAG GTTGTGGCAGGCGCCATCTTAGGATGCGTGGTAGCGTATCTGATGAGGAGTACAAGCTAG
- the LOC106330326 gene encoding uncharacterized protein LOC106330326, giving the protein MKEEVLLKIPGCIVHLVNASEPLELASGEFKLVKVSANDYVTLAMLVRVGLDLQWPVVKEEPMVKVNAREYLFTLPDKDGDSLGYKVTFSGEEGDILKNIEVLEELMREDSCFSYLSKTKNEIDWKEFSPNAEEYKSAVAKAIAEGSGHIIKGIFSCSNSFSKKVQKGGNEIIITKETEEQQSGHHHEAQINGGDNNRTPKKNNIITNIERVETLWKASETIGATVLDGEDMISGLMMAPVLKSKLGKALLSTAPGEILLASLDSFDKILGAAEAAEMQTHSATSMAASKLVSKSFGEKAGKTTGKVLETTGSLGRSAWKIQKAMDPSYYMISKIAKNAPRE; this is encoded by the exons ATGAAAGAAGAAGTCTTGTTGAAGATTCCTGGTTGCATAGTCCATCTCGTTAATGCATCCGAACCGTTAGAGCTCGCCTCCGGGGAGTTCAAGCTTGTAAAAGTTTCTGCAAACGATTACGTGACCCTAGCAATGCTTGTCAGAGTCGGACTTGACCTTCAATGGCCGGTGGTTAAGGAAGAGCCGATGGTTAAAGTCAACGCTCGTGAGTACCTCTTCACGCTTCCAGACAAAGACGGTGATTCACTTGGATACAAAGTGACTTTCTCTGGCGAAGAGGGAGACATTTTAAAGAATATTGAGGTTCTTGAAGAATTGATGAGGGAGGATTCTTGCTTTTCATATTTGAGTAAGACTAAAAATGAAATTGATTGGAAAGAGTTTTCGCCGAATGCGGAAGAATACAAAAGCGCTGTGGCCAAGGCCATCGCTGAAGGATCAGGTCATATCATCAAAGGAATATTCAGTTGTAGCAATTCTTTCTCTAAGAAG GTTCAGAAGGGAGGAAATGAAATAATTATTACAAAAGAGACTGAGGAACAACAGAGTGGTCATCATCATGAAGCACAAATAAATGGAGGTGATAACAATAGAACTCCGAAGAAAAATAATATCATCACAAATATTGAAAG AGTGGAGACACTATGGAAGGCGAGCGAGACGATAGGAGCAACGGTGTTAGACGGTGAAGATATGATTAGCGGTTTGATGATGGCTCCTGTGCTTAAATCGAAGCTAGGGAAGGCGTTGCTATCCACTGCCCCAGGAGAAATTCTCTTGGCTTCACTTGATTCTTTTG ATAAAATACTTGGTGCTGCTGAAGCTGCAGAGATGCAAACTCATTCTGCCACATCCATGGCTGCTTCCAAACTTGTTAGTAAGAG TTTTGGGGAAAAGGCTGGTAAAACCACCGGAAAAGTGCTAGAAACAACCGGCAGCTTGGGCCGATCGGCGTGGAAAATTCAAAAAGCTATGGATCCATCTTATTACATGATATCAAAAATTGCCAAAAATGCTCCTAGAGAATGA